One stretch of Tribolium castaneum strain GA2 chromosome 5, icTriCast1.1, whole genome shotgun sequence DNA includes these proteins:
- the LOC659317 gene encoding uncharacterized protein LOC659317 isoform X1 has translation MARAGMALRRGTSHGNAEGSDDVQRSIELLDRVLSEFDDVENANQVQNIQQMTTSTSTPQLRQVGSNTTTGNVSSTPDDESPSLGHQSEDDGYMSMNGRKPKFNLAFKPLAEVPVHHENASQSPTIMHPGDPDDFPPPPEEAQRLIATLLPKVSPAHRPKTSTNSSRNRQFPLTQLPPRVETIPPPHKFQNNEYTPIINGLPDPIHTATQTTLPKTRHQRPYGWENNDFTLNPPPPPPGYRFGSLPFQHGIYPITSPTRVPPRTIPTALERHREVKRRGSEDNLSSDLEGSALRPLSELADDEHFSDDSLEEMLPPPPPVTNKRASIAWEVPLDDDALLTPGSTKVIGRRRRKSGSHSSTSSIPNRLKELEDWPDPPPCTTEDEVTSPFSDSDDHVILPPELNSDHLSGTSTYIVRRGKKDRKALVNVGSSLNSNSSLNSRLSSDLSIPALNSRLSRELNTPSSRYSVDLSTPHSRLSQELNSPKSRYSLDLNNSRHLSQELSSSPSRLSADLSSSRSSTPSKQGNEFKKHSTTFDNIKSLIKEGRIENYNTPPVECTSDLNPNIPPIVRVVSLPSLNAEEYAPRRELDVTVEEEEDGETSQDSAEISPLRQIEQNISELLERRDIEVIQKDEKCLLNGVESLTKKEKRKAPPRPKKGHDLQKSSSHNEIQRSEDYYRQLLIEAGNPFPKRNGIQKSESAKEMLIAHRESRPLPTSTSADFPVRVEVLQHDFPPLPPSPVEEDDEYSEIVHPTQNRADTLPASSEPPVVPPHRDPVSNSLKTRSMDANYSRGRRSNFYSSSSSRRTLPMELQESKRKPFQKQEEHHLQTSCSLPETPIFARGCDIPRTPHRRAPDVPGGTAPRQSNTIGSLNTIGNMSTGGYRRGMSNPGLEQAFRGAELLRLAGGPGRGWYPKQRHRRPASIEHLDRMASGHNPWEPNRKPLTLPPNLTPKFFQRSPRDALRRVTSLLIRKGNNGKEPRKEKEIVSPTIHENANGEEVQKKKGFFKSFWKRSRHYSLEQQ, from the exons GGGAAGCGACGACGTGCAGCGGTCCATCGAGCTACTCGACCGGGTGTTGTCGGAGTTCGATGACGTGGAAAATGCGAACCAAGTTCAGAAT ATACAACAAATGACGACGTCGACGTCGACGCCGCAGTTGAGACAAGTCGGCAGTAACACAACCACCGGCAACGTATCATCCACCCCGGACGACGAGAGCCCTTCTCTCGGTCATCAGTCAGAGGATGACGGTTACATGAGCATGAACGGCCGCAAACCTAAGTTCAACTTAGCCTTCAAGCCGTTGGCCGAAGTGCCTGTCCATCACGAGAATGCCTCGCAATCTCCCACAATTATGCATCCGGGAGATCCAGACGACTTCCCGCCGCCTCCGGAGGAGGCGCAACGGCTCATCGCCACACTGTTGCCTAA AGTTTCCCCGGCACATAGGCCGAAAACCAGCACGAATTCGAGTCGGAACCGTCAGTTCCCCCTGACTCAGTTGCCGCCTCGAGTAGAAACGATACCACCGCCGCACAAGTTCCAAAACAATGAGTATACGCCAATAATCAACGGTCTACCCGATCCAATTCATACTGCCACTCAAACGACTCTG CCTAAAACAAGGCATCAACGTCCATACGGATGGGAAAACAACGATTTTACGTTAAATCCCCCGCCTCCACCCCCGGGATACCGCTTCGGTAGTCTCCCGTTTCAACATGGGATTTATCCCATCACCTCCCCGACGCGTGTTCCGCCGAGGACGATCCCAACTGCTTTGGAACGTCATCGAGAAGTCAAGAGACGTGGCAGCGAAGACAATCTCTCCAGCGACCTAGAAGGGTCGGCCTTGCGGCCCTTGAGCGAATTGGCGGACGATGAGCACTTCTCAGACGATTCCCTCGAAGAAATGCTGCCGCCCCCGCCGCCCGTGACCAATAAACGCGCCAGCATCGCCTGGGAG GTGCCTCTAGACGACGATGCCCTCCTTACTCCGGGTAGCACCAAAGTCATCGGTAGAAGACGAAGGAAATCCGGATCGCACTCTAGCACTAGTTCAATACCGAATAGATTAAAAGAATTAGAAGACTGGCCCGATCCGCCCCCTTGTACCACAGAGGACGAAGTAACGTCACCGTTTTCCGATTCAGACGACCACGTTATCCTTCCACCGGAACTAAACTCGGATCATTTATCAGGGACGAGCACTTATATCGTACGGAGAGGCAAAAAGGACCGGAAGGCCTTAGTCAACGTCGGAAGTTCGTTAAATTCGAATTCTTCACTCAATTCGAGATTAAGCTCAGATTTGAGCATCCCTGCATTAAACAGTCGCCTAAGTCGGGAATTGAACACACCAAGCTCTAGATATAGCGTAGATTTGAGCACCCCACATTCGAGACTCAGTCAAGAACTCAACTCTCCCAAATCTAGGTATAGCTTAGATTTGAATAATTCGAGACACTTGAGTCAGGAACTGAGCAGTTCACCGTCGAGGCTCAGTGCCGACCTCTCCAGTTCTAGATCGAGCACTCCCAGCAAGCAAggaaacgaatttaaaaagcaCAGCACCACGTTCGATAACATTAAATCGTTGATTAAAGAAGGAAGAATAGAAAACTACAACACCCCCCCTGTTGAATGCACCTCAGACCTGAACCCCAATATTCCCCCAATTGTACGAGTAGTGTCACTGCCTAGTTTAAACGCAGAAGAGTACGCACCCCGAAGGGAGCTAGACGTGACGGTGGAAGAGGAGGAAGACGGTGAGACGTCGCAAGACAGCGCCGAAATCTCGCCTCTGCGCCAAATCGAGCAAAACATTAGCGAGTTACTCGAGCGACGCGACATCGAAGTGATCCAAAAGGACGAGAAATGCCTCTTGAACGGTGTCGAGTCGTTGACGAAAAAAGAGAAGCGGAAAGCTCCACCGAGGCCGAAGAAAGGCCACGATCTCCAGAAGTCAAGTAGTCACAATGAAATTCAGCGCTCGGAAGACTACTACCGTCAATTACTGATCGAGGCCGGAAACCCGTTCCCGAAACGCAACGGGATACAAAAGTCGGAGAGTGCCAAAGAAATGCTAATCGCGCACCGGGAAAGCAGGCCTTTGCCCACGTCCACGTCGGCTGATTTCCCGGTGCGAGTGGAGGTACTCCAGCACGACTTCCCGCCACTGCCGCCCTCGCCGGTGGAGGAAGACGATGAGTACTCCGAAATCGTCCATCCGACACAAAAT CGGGCCGATACCCTGCCCGCCAGCAGCGAGCCACCTGTAGTGCCTCCACACCGCGATCCCGTCTCGAACAGCCTGAAAACGCGTTCGATGGACGCGAATTACAGTCGAGGAAGACGCAGCAACTTCTACAGCTCGTCAAGCAGTCGACGCACATTGCCCATGGAATTGCAAGAGTCGAAGCGGAAGCCGTTCCAGAAGCAAGAGGAGCACCACCTGCAGACGTCGTGCAGTCTGCCGGAGACGCCGATCTTCGCCAGGGGTTGTGACATTCCACGAACGCCTCACCGGAGGGCGCCCGATGTGCCCGGGGGCACAGCACCAAGACAGAGCAACACGATCGGCAGTCTGAACACGATAGGGAACATGTCCACGGGAGGGTACAGGAGAGGCATGTCGAATCCGGGGCTGGAACAGGCGTTCAGAGGAGCGGAGCTGTTGAGGTTGGCGGGCGGGCCTGGCAGGGGCTGGTACCCGAAGCAGAGGCACAGAAGGCCCGCGTCCATTGAACACTTGGACAGGATGGCATCGGGGCACAACCCCTGGGAGCCCAACAGGAAACCTCTCACTCTCCCGCCGAATCTAACGCCCAAGTTCTTCCAAAGATCGCCCAGGGATGCGCTGAGAAGAGTTACCAGTCTGCTTATAAGGAAAG GAAACAATGGAAAAGAACCAAGGAAAGAGAAGGAAATTGTGTCGCCCACGATCCACGAAAATGCTAATG GAGAGGAAGTGCAGAAGAAAAAGGGATTCTTCAAAAGCTTCTGGAAGCGGTCACGGCATTACTCTTTAGAACAGCAATAA
- the LOC659317 gene encoding uncharacterized protein LOC659317 isoform X2, translating into MARAGMALRRGTSHGNAEGSDDVQRSIELLDRVLSEFDDVENANQVQNIQQMTTSTSTPQLRQVGSNTTTGNVSSTPDDESPSLGHQSEDDGYMSMNGRKPKFNLAFKPLAEVPVHHENASQSPTIMHPGDPDDFPPPPEEAQRLIATLLPKVSPAHRPKTSTNSSRNRQFPLTQLPPRVETIPPPHKFQNNEYTPIINGLPDPIHTATQTTLPKTRHQRPYGWENNDFTLNPPPPPPGYRFGSLPFQHGIYPITSPTRVPPRTIPTALERHREVKRRGSEDNLSSDLEGSALRPLSELADDEHFSDDSLEEMLPPPPPVTNKRASIAWEVPLDDDALLTPGSTKVIGRRRRKSGSHSSTSSIPNRLKELEDWPDPPPCTTEDEVTSPFSDSDDHVILPPELNSDHLSGTSTYIVRRGKKDRKALVNVGSSLNSNSSLNSRLSSDLSIPALNSRLSRELNTPSSRYSVDLSTPHSRLSQELNSPKSRYSLDLNNSRHLSQELSSSPSRLSADLSSSRSSTPSKQGNEFKKHSTTFDNIKSLIKEGRIENYNTPPVECTSDLNPNIPPIVRVVSLPSLNAEEYAPRRELDVTVEEEEDGETSQDSAEISPLRQIEQNISELLERRDIEVIQKDEKCLLNGVESLTKKEKRKAPPRPKKGHDLQKSSSHNEIQRSEDYYRQLLIEAGNPFPKRNGIQKSESAKEMLIAHRESRPLPTSTSADFPVRVEVLQHDFPPLPPSPVEEDDEYSEIVHPTQNRADTLPASSEPPVVPPHRDPVSNSLKTRSMDANYSRGRRSNFYSSSSSRRTLPMELQESKRKPFQKQEEHHLQTSCSLPETPIFARGCDIPRTPHRRAPDVPGGTAPRQSNTIGSLNTIGNMSTGGYRRGMSNPGLEQAFRGAELLRLAGGPGRGWYPKQRHRRPASIEHLDRMASGHNPWEPNRKPLTLPPNLTPKFFQRSPRDALRRVTSLLIRKGNNGKEPRKEKEIVSPTIHENANGAQLK; encoded by the exons GGGAAGCGACGACGTGCAGCGGTCCATCGAGCTACTCGACCGGGTGTTGTCGGAGTTCGATGACGTGGAAAATGCGAACCAAGTTCAGAAT ATACAACAAATGACGACGTCGACGTCGACGCCGCAGTTGAGACAAGTCGGCAGTAACACAACCACCGGCAACGTATCATCCACCCCGGACGACGAGAGCCCTTCTCTCGGTCATCAGTCAGAGGATGACGGTTACATGAGCATGAACGGCCGCAAACCTAAGTTCAACTTAGCCTTCAAGCCGTTGGCCGAAGTGCCTGTCCATCACGAGAATGCCTCGCAATCTCCCACAATTATGCATCCGGGAGATCCAGACGACTTCCCGCCGCCTCCGGAGGAGGCGCAACGGCTCATCGCCACACTGTTGCCTAA AGTTTCCCCGGCACATAGGCCGAAAACCAGCACGAATTCGAGTCGGAACCGTCAGTTCCCCCTGACTCAGTTGCCGCCTCGAGTAGAAACGATACCACCGCCGCACAAGTTCCAAAACAATGAGTATACGCCAATAATCAACGGTCTACCCGATCCAATTCATACTGCCACTCAAACGACTCTG CCTAAAACAAGGCATCAACGTCCATACGGATGGGAAAACAACGATTTTACGTTAAATCCCCCGCCTCCACCCCCGGGATACCGCTTCGGTAGTCTCCCGTTTCAACATGGGATTTATCCCATCACCTCCCCGACGCGTGTTCCGCCGAGGACGATCCCAACTGCTTTGGAACGTCATCGAGAAGTCAAGAGACGTGGCAGCGAAGACAATCTCTCCAGCGACCTAGAAGGGTCGGCCTTGCGGCCCTTGAGCGAATTGGCGGACGATGAGCACTTCTCAGACGATTCCCTCGAAGAAATGCTGCCGCCCCCGCCGCCCGTGACCAATAAACGCGCCAGCATCGCCTGGGAG GTGCCTCTAGACGACGATGCCCTCCTTACTCCGGGTAGCACCAAAGTCATCGGTAGAAGACGAAGGAAATCCGGATCGCACTCTAGCACTAGTTCAATACCGAATAGATTAAAAGAATTAGAAGACTGGCCCGATCCGCCCCCTTGTACCACAGAGGACGAAGTAACGTCACCGTTTTCCGATTCAGACGACCACGTTATCCTTCCACCGGAACTAAACTCGGATCATTTATCAGGGACGAGCACTTATATCGTACGGAGAGGCAAAAAGGACCGGAAGGCCTTAGTCAACGTCGGAAGTTCGTTAAATTCGAATTCTTCACTCAATTCGAGATTAAGCTCAGATTTGAGCATCCCTGCATTAAACAGTCGCCTAAGTCGGGAATTGAACACACCAAGCTCTAGATATAGCGTAGATTTGAGCACCCCACATTCGAGACTCAGTCAAGAACTCAACTCTCCCAAATCTAGGTATAGCTTAGATTTGAATAATTCGAGACACTTGAGTCAGGAACTGAGCAGTTCACCGTCGAGGCTCAGTGCCGACCTCTCCAGTTCTAGATCGAGCACTCCCAGCAAGCAAggaaacgaatttaaaaagcaCAGCACCACGTTCGATAACATTAAATCGTTGATTAAAGAAGGAAGAATAGAAAACTACAACACCCCCCCTGTTGAATGCACCTCAGACCTGAACCCCAATATTCCCCCAATTGTACGAGTAGTGTCACTGCCTAGTTTAAACGCAGAAGAGTACGCACCCCGAAGGGAGCTAGACGTGACGGTGGAAGAGGAGGAAGACGGTGAGACGTCGCAAGACAGCGCCGAAATCTCGCCTCTGCGCCAAATCGAGCAAAACATTAGCGAGTTACTCGAGCGACGCGACATCGAAGTGATCCAAAAGGACGAGAAATGCCTCTTGAACGGTGTCGAGTCGTTGACGAAAAAAGAGAAGCGGAAAGCTCCACCGAGGCCGAAGAAAGGCCACGATCTCCAGAAGTCAAGTAGTCACAATGAAATTCAGCGCTCGGAAGACTACTACCGTCAATTACTGATCGAGGCCGGAAACCCGTTCCCGAAACGCAACGGGATACAAAAGTCGGAGAGTGCCAAAGAAATGCTAATCGCGCACCGGGAAAGCAGGCCTTTGCCCACGTCCACGTCGGCTGATTTCCCGGTGCGAGTGGAGGTACTCCAGCACGACTTCCCGCCACTGCCGCCCTCGCCGGTGGAGGAAGACGATGAGTACTCCGAAATCGTCCATCCGACACAAAAT CGGGCCGATACCCTGCCCGCCAGCAGCGAGCCACCTGTAGTGCCTCCACACCGCGATCCCGTCTCGAACAGCCTGAAAACGCGTTCGATGGACGCGAATTACAGTCGAGGAAGACGCAGCAACTTCTACAGCTCGTCAAGCAGTCGACGCACATTGCCCATGGAATTGCAAGAGTCGAAGCGGAAGCCGTTCCAGAAGCAAGAGGAGCACCACCTGCAGACGTCGTGCAGTCTGCCGGAGACGCCGATCTTCGCCAGGGGTTGTGACATTCCACGAACGCCTCACCGGAGGGCGCCCGATGTGCCCGGGGGCACAGCACCAAGACAGAGCAACACGATCGGCAGTCTGAACACGATAGGGAACATGTCCACGGGAGGGTACAGGAGAGGCATGTCGAATCCGGGGCTGGAACAGGCGTTCAGAGGAGCGGAGCTGTTGAGGTTGGCGGGCGGGCCTGGCAGGGGCTGGTACCCGAAGCAGAGGCACAGAAGGCCCGCGTCCATTGAACACTTGGACAGGATGGCATCGGGGCACAACCCCTGGGAGCCCAACAGGAAACCTCTCACTCTCCCGCCGAATCTAACGCCCAAGTTCTTCCAAAGATCGCCCAGGGATGCGCTGAGAAGAGTTACCAGTCTGCTTATAAGGAAAG GAAACAATGGAAAAGAACCAAGGAAAGAGAAGGAAATTGTGTCGCCCACGATCCACGAAAATGCTAATG GTGCccaactaaaataa